A section of the Ciceribacter thiooxidans genome encodes:
- the glgA gene encoding glycogen synthase GlgA yields the protein MKVLSVTSELYPLVKTGGLADVAGALPLALMAHEIEMKTLVPGYPAVMRVIGKAEERLVLPDVFGVEARVLEVKHQGLDLLVLDAPALFDRTGGPYLDQNGADYGDNWKRFALLSKIGAEIAAGAIEGWQPDLVHAHDWQAALTPLYMRHSAAAGTPSVITIHNMAFQGQFSSDLFAHLGLPDPAYMDSLEYYGRVSYLKGGLTSAAAITTVSPSYAEEILTPEFGMGLEGVIASRVEDLYGIVNGIDASVWNPASDPLLVENYTAASLRKRAANRAAVANHFGLDDDDGPIFCVVSRLTWQKGMDLLAEVIDDIVAAGGKLAVLGTGDAALEGAMRAAAGRHNRRVGVIIGYDEQLSHLMQGGADAILVPSRFEPCGLTQLYALRYGCVPVVARTGGLADTVIDANEAALGARAATGVQFSPINADGLRQGLRRAIRLYGDAKLWTQIQKQGMKSDVSWGKSAERYADLYQRLVQKGH from the coding sequence ATGAAAGTTCTTTCGGTTACGTCCGAGCTCTATCCCTTGGTCAAGACCGGAGGGCTTGCCGACGTTGCCGGCGCCCTGCCGCTGGCGCTGATGGCGCATGAGATCGAGATGAAGACGCTGGTGCCGGGTTATCCGGCGGTCATGCGCGTCATCGGCAAGGCAGAGGAACGGCTCGTTCTTCCCGACGTCTTCGGCGTCGAGGCGCGCGTGCTGGAGGTGAAACACCAGGGCCTCGATCTCCTCGTGCTCGATGCCCCTGCCCTGTTCGACCGCACCGGCGGACCGTATCTCGACCAGAACGGCGCGGACTACGGCGACAACTGGAAGCGCTTCGCCCTCCTCTCGAAGATCGGCGCCGAGATCGCCGCCGGCGCGATCGAGGGCTGGCAGCCCGATCTGGTGCACGCCCACGACTGGCAGGCGGCGCTGACGCCGCTCTACATGCGCCATTCGGCAGCGGCCGGCACGCCCTCGGTTATCACCATCCACAACATGGCTTTCCAGGGCCAGTTCTCCTCCGACCTCTTCGCCCATCTCGGCCTGCCGGACCCCGCCTACATGGATTCGCTCGAATATTACGGGCGTGTGAGCTACCTGAAGGGCGGACTGACATCCGCCGCCGCAATCACCACGGTCAGCCCTTCCTATGCCGAGGAAATCCTCACGCCGGAGTTCGGCATGGGGCTCGAAGGCGTGATCGCGAGCCGCGTGGAGGATTTGTACGGCATCGTCAACGGGATCGACGCGAGCGTCTGGAACCCGGCGAGCGATCCACTGCTCGTCGAAAACTACACGGCGGCGTCCCTGCGCAAGCGGGCGGCGAACCGCGCGGCGGTGGCAAACCATTTCGGCCTCGATGACGACGACGGCCCGATCTTCTGCGTCGTCTCCCGGCTCACCTGGCAGAAGGGCATGGATCTTCTCGCCGAAGTCATCGACGACATCGTCGCTGCCGGCGGAAAGCTCGCGGTGCTTGGCACGGGCGATGCCGCGCTTGAAGGCGCCATGCGCGCCGCAGCCGGTCGCCACAACCGGCGCGTCGGCGTCATCATCGGCTACGACGAGCAGCTTTCCCACCTCATGCAGGGAGGGGCAGACGCAATCCTCGTCCCTTCCCGCTTCGAGCCCTGCGGGCTCACCCAGCTCTATGCGCTCCGTTACGGCTGCGTGCCTGTGGTCGCGCGGACGGGTGGCCTCGCCGACACGGTCATCGATGCGAACGAAGCCGCTCTTGGCGCGCGGGCCGCCACAGGCGTGCAGTTTTCTCCGATCAACGCCGATGGGCTGCGGCAGGGCCTGCGGCGCGCGATCCGCCTTTACGGCGACGCCAAACTTTGGACCCAGATTCAGAAGCAGGGTATGAAATCAGACGTATCCTGGGGCAAGAGCGCCGAGCGGTATGCGGACCTCTACCAACGCCTCGTTCAGAAAGGCCATTGA
- the glgB gene encoding 1,4-alpha-glucan branching protein GlgB has product MTKAPKKVREPDKADQVSASEIEAIVKSRHEDPFALLGVHETKAGFRARCFVPGAEAIEAFALDGTPIGTLACLHPAGFFDGPVSITTFQPIRYRAARGDAEWMVTDPYSFWPVLGPMDDYLLKEGSHLRLFDKMGAHPMRHQGVDGFHFAVWAPNAQRVSVVGDFNDWDGRRHVMRLRRDTGIWEIFAPDVRPGSAYKFEIIGKQGELLPLKADPYARKAELRPKNASITAAELDQTWDDEPHRKHWASVDKRRQPMSIYEVHPGSWQRRDDGGMLSWDELAERLIPYCVDMGFTHIEFLPVSEHPYDPSWGYQTTGLYAPTARFGEPEGFARFVNGCHKVGLGVILDWVPAHFPTDAHGLRWFDGTALYEHEDPRQGFHPDWNTAIYNFGRVEVLSYLVNNALYWAEKFHVDGLRVDAVASMLYLDYSRKEGEWVPNEYGGRENLEAVRFLQKMNTHVYGSHPEVMTIAEESTSWPKVSQPVHEGGLGFGFKWNMGFMHDTLSYFSREPVHRKFHHQEITFGLLYAFSENFVLPISHDEVVHGKGSMIAKMPGDDWQKFANLRTYYAFMWGYPGKKLLFMGQEFAQWSEWSEARALDWNLLQYALHEGMRRLVRDLNLTYRAKPALHARDCEGDGFEWLIADDQDRSVFAWLRRAPGEKPVAVIANLTPVYHERFPVPLSIAGRWREILNTDAEIYGGSGKGNGGRVTAERTPDGHITATLSLPPLAVIMLEPEN; this is encoded by the coding sequence ATGACAAAAGCGCCGAAGAAGGTCAGGGAACCCGACAAGGCGGATCAGGTCTCCGCCTCCGAAATCGAGGCAATCGTCAAGAGCAGGCACGAGGATCCCTTCGCCCTCCTCGGCGTCCATGAGACAAAAGCGGGTTTCCGGGCGCGCTGCTTCGTTCCGGGAGCGGAGGCGATCGAGGCATTCGCGCTCGACGGCACGCCGATCGGAACCCTGGCCTGCCTGCATCCGGCGGGCTTTTTTGACGGGCCTGTTTCCATCACCACATTTCAGCCCATCCGCTATCGCGCCGCACGGGGCGACGCCGAATGGATGGTCACCGATCCCTACAGCTTCTGGCCGGTACTCGGCCCCATGGACGACTACCTGCTGAAGGAAGGCTCGCATCTGCGCCTGTTCGACAAGATGGGTGCCCATCCGATGCGTCATCAGGGCGTCGACGGCTTCCACTTCGCCGTCTGGGCACCGAATGCGCAGCGCGTTTCCGTCGTCGGCGACTTCAACGATTGGGACGGGCGCCGGCACGTGATGCGGCTGCGCCGCGACACCGGCATATGGGAAATCTTCGCGCCCGACGTCCGGCCGGGATCGGCCTACAAGTTCGAGATCATCGGCAAGCAGGGCGAGCTTCTGCCGTTGAAGGCAGATCCCTATGCCCGAAAGGCCGAGTTGCGCCCGAAGAACGCGTCGATCACGGCCGCCGAACTCGACCAGACATGGGACGACGAACCGCACCGCAAGCACTGGGCTTCGGTCGACAAGCGGCGCCAGCCGATGAGCATCTACGAGGTGCATCCGGGATCATGGCAGCGCCGCGACGACGGCGGCATGCTGAGCTGGGACGAACTTGCCGAACGGCTGATCCCCTATTGCGTCGACATGGGCTTCACCCACATCGAGTTCCTGCCGGTTTCCGAACATCCCTACGATCCCTCCTGGGGATACCAGACGACCGGGCTCTATGCGCCGACGGCACGGTTCGGGGAGCCGGAAGGCTTCGCCCGCTTCGTCAACGGCTGCCACAAGGTTGGGCTCGGCGTCATCCTCGACTGGGTGCCGGCGCATTTTCCGACCGATGCCCACGGGCTTCGCTGGTTCGACGGCACGGCACTCTACGAGCACGAGGATCCGCGGCAGGGTTTTCACCCGGACTGGAACACGGCCATCTACAATTTCGGCCGCGTCGAGGTTCTCTCCTATCTCGTCAACAACGCGCTCTACTGGGCCGAGAAGTTTCATGTCGACGGGCTTCGCGTCGATGCGGTCGCCTCGATGCTCTACCTCGACTATTCCCGCAAGGAAGGCGAGTGGGTCCCGAACGAGTATGGCGGCCGTGAGAACCTCGAGGCGGTGCGCTTCCTCCAGAAGATGAACACCCACGTCTACGGCAGCCATCCAGAGGTCATGACCATCGCGGAAGAATCCACGTCCTGGCCGAAGGTCTCGCAGCCGGTGCATGAAGGTGGCCTCGGCTTCGGCTTCAAGTGGAACATGGGTTTCATGCACGACACGCTGAGCTATTTCTCGCGCGAGCCCGTGCACCGGAAGTTCCACCATCAGGAAATCACCTTCGGGCTGCTCTATGCTTTCTCGGAAAACTTCGTTCTGCCCATTTCCCATGACGAGGTGGTGCACGGCAAAGGCTCGATGATCGCCAAGATGCCGGGCGACGACTGGCAGAAATTCGCCAACCTGCGCACCTATTACGCTTTCATGTGGGGCTATCCGGGCAAGAAGCTCCTCTTCATGGGCCAGGAATTCGCCCAATGGAGCGAGTGGAGCGAGGCGCGCGCCCTCGACTGGAACCTCCTGCAATACGCCCTCCACGAGGGGATGCGGCGGCTGGTCCGTGACCTCAACCTGACCTACCGCGCCAAGCCGGCGCTTCATGCGCGCGACTGCGAGGGCGACGGTTTCGAATGGCTGATCGCCGACGATCAGGACCGATCCGTCTTTGCCTGGCTGCGCAGGGCGCCGGGCGAAAAGCCGGTCGCCGTCATCGCGAACCTGACGCCGGTCTATCATGAACGCTTTCCCGTGCCGCTGTCGATCGCCGGGCGGTGGCGCGAAATCCTGAATACAGACGCCGAGATCTATGGCGGCAGCGGCAAGGGGAACGGTGGCAGGGTGACCGCCGAGCGCACCCCGGACGGACATATAACCGCGACGCTGTCCCTGCCACCGCTCGCCGTCATCATGCTCGAACCAGAAAACTGA
- a CDS encoding glycogen/starch/alpha-glucan phosphorylase produces the protein MTKPKGNADLLQPTPRISSPDVLAAEIIEHLTYGIGKDAKVATPHDWLTATILAIRGRIIDKWMDSTRETYRTNGKRVYYLSLEFLIGRLMRDAVSNLGLMDEVREALVSLGVDFDIIAELEPDAALGNGGLGRLAACFMESMATVDIPAYGYGIRYVHGLFRQQMADGWQVELPETWLAHGNPWEFERRESSYEIGFGGAVETNGGPDEPRRYVWKPAERVIATGYDTPVVGWRGARVNTLRLWSAQPIDPILLDAFNAGDHIGALRESNKAETLTRVLYPADATPAGQELRLRQEYFFCSASLQDILRRHLQQGNSLVSLPDKVAIQLNDTHPAVSVAELMRLLCDMHGLDFDQAWEITWRTFSYTNHTLLPEALESWPVPLFERLLPRHMQLVYEINAKVLLDARRSRHFSDQEIAHISLIDESGSRRVRMGNLAFMASHSVNGVSALHTELMKQTVFADLHKLYPDRINNKTNGITPRRWLMQCNPGLTNLVAETIGPDFKDDVEKLRPLDAFADDRAFQEKFAAIKRANKERLSNLVLSRMGVRIDPSALFDIQIKRIHEYKRQLLNIIEAISLYDQIRSHPERDWVPRVKLLAGKAAPSYHNAKLIIKLANDVARVINNDPSVRGLLKVVFIPNYNVSLAEIMVPAADLSEQISTAGMEASGTGNMKFALNGALTIGTLDGANVEMLEHVGEENIVIFGMTADEVAAARSDGHNPRAIIESSPELAQALSAISAGVFSPDDRDRFSDLVDGLYQHDWFMVAADFDAYAKAQRQVDAIWTDPSAWYAKTIRNTARMGWFSSDRTIRQYTADIWRA, from the coding sequence ATGACGAAGCCCAAAGGCAATGCCGATCTGCTGCAACCGACACCCCGCATCTCCAGCCCCGATGTTCTTGCCGCGGAAATTATCGAGCACCTGACCTATGGGATCGGCAAGGACGCCAAGGTCGCAACGCCGCACGACTGGCTCACCGCGACCATTCTGGCGATCCGCGGACGCATCATCGACAAATGGATGGACTCGACGCGAGAGACCTACAGGACGAACGGCAAGCGCGTCTATTATCTTTCACTCGAGTTCCTGATCGGTCGCCTGATGCGCGACGCGGTTTCGAACCTTGGATTGATGGACGAGGTCCGCGAGGCACTCGTCTCCCTCGGCGTCGACTTCGACATCATCGCCGAACTGGAGCCGGACGCAGCGCTCGGCAACGGCGGCCTCGGACGGCTCGCCGCCTGTTTCATGGAATCGATGGCGACCGTCGACATTCCCGCTTACGGCTACGGCATCCGTTATGTTCACGGGCTCTTCCGTCAGCAGATGGCGGACGGCTGGCAGGTCGAGCTTCCCGAGACCTGGCTCGCCCACGGCAATCCGTGGGAATTCGAACGCCGCGAAAGCTCTTATGAAATCGGTTTCGGAGGGGCGGTCGAAACGAACGGCGGGCCCGACGAGCCGCGCCGCTATGTCTGGAAGCCCGCCGAGCGGGTCATTGCGACCGGCTACGACACACCGGTCGTCGGCTGGCGCGGCGCGCGCGTCAACACGCTGCGCCTCTGGTCCGCCCAGCCGATCGACCCGATCCTTCTCGACGCGTTCAACGCCGGCGACCACATCGGCGCGCTGCGCGAGAGCAACAAGGCCGAAACGCTGACGCGCGTGCTTTATCCAGCAGACGCGACGCCGGCCGGGCAGGAACTGCGCCTGCGCCAGGAGTATTTCTTCTGCTCCGCTTCGCTGCAGGACATTCTGCGACGGCATCTCCAGCAGGGAAATTCTCTCGTCTCGCTGCCGGACAAGGTGGCAATCCAGCTGAACGACACGCATCCGGCCGTCTCCGTCGCCGAACTGATGCGCCTTCTCTGCGACATGCACGGACTGGACTTCGACCAGGCCTGGGAGATTACCTGGCGGACCTTCTCCTATACCAACCATACGCTTCTGCCGGAGGCACTGGAGAGCTGGCCGGTACCGCTCTTCGAACGCCTGCTGCCGCGCCACATGCAACTCGTCTACGAGATCAACGCCAAGGTGCTGCTCGATGCACGCCGCAGCCGGCATTTCAGCGATCAGGAGATCGCCCACATATCGCTGATCGACGAGAGCGGCAGCCGCCGCGTGCGCATGGGCAATCTCGCCTTCATGGCCTCGCACAGCGTCAACGGCGTCTCCGCCCTCCACACAGAGCTGATGAAACAGACGGTGTTCGCTGATCTTCACAAGCTCTATCCCGACCGCATTAACAACAAGACGAACGGCATCACGCCACGCCGCTGGCTGATGCAGTGCAATCCCGGCCTGACCAACCTCGTGGCCGAGACGATCGGTCCTGATTTCAAGGATGACGTCGAAAAGCTCCGGCCGCTCGACGCCTTTGCCGACGATCGCGCTTTCCAGGAGAAGTTCGCGGCGATCAAACGCGCGAACAAGGAGCGGCTTTCCAATCTGGTGCTGAGCCGCATGGGCGTCCGCATCGACCCTTCGGCGCTCTTCGACATCCAGATCAAGCGCATTCACGAATACAAGCGGCAGTTGCTCAACATCATCGAGGCGATCTCGCTTTACGACCAGATCCGCTCCCATCCCGAACGGGACTGGGTGCCGCGGGTGAAGCTGCTCGCCGGCAAGGCGGCGCCGAGCTACCACAATGCCAAACTGATCATCAAACTGGCGAACGACGTCGCCCGCGTAATCAACAACGACCCTTCCGTGCGCGGCCTCCTGAAGGTGGTGTTCATCCCCAACTACAACGTTTCACTGGCCGAAATCATGGTGCCGGCGGCAGATCTCTCCGAGCAGATCTCGACGGCCGGCATGGAGGCGTCGGGAACCGGAAACATGAAGTTCGCGTTGAACGGGGCGCTCACCATCGGCACGCTCGATGGTGCCAATGTCGAGATGCTTGAACACGTCGGAGAGGAAAACATCGTGATCTTCGGAATGACCGCCGACGAGGTCGCAGCCGCCCGCTCTGACGGCCATAACCCACGGGCGATCATCGAATCGTCGCCGGAACTCGCCCAGGCCCTTTCGGCGATTTCCGCCGGGGTTTTCTCCCCCGACGACCGCGACCGCTTCTCCGACCTGGTCGACGGTCTGTACCAGCACGACTGGTTCATGGTCGCCGCCGACTTCGACGCCTATGCGAAAGCGCAGCGCCAGGTCGACGCGATCTGGACTGATCCTTCTGCCTGGTACGCCAAGACGATCCGCAACACTGCCCGCATGGGTTGGTTCTCCTCTGACCGCACGATCAGGCAATACACCGCGGACATCTGGAGAGCCTGA
- a CDS encoding alpha-D-glucose phosphate-specific phosphoglucomutase, with translation MIKTVATKPYGDQKPGTSGLRKKVPVFQQENYAQNFIQSIFDSLEDFEGKTLVIGGDGRYFNREVIQIAIKMAAANGFGKVMVGRGGILSTPAASNLIRKYKAFGGIILSASHNPGGPTEDFGIKYNTGNGGPAPEKITDAIYERSKVIDSYKIFDAPDLDLDGIATLTLGDMTIEIIDPVADYAELMEELFDFPAIRNLFSLGFQMVFDAMSAVTGPYAKEIIERRLGAPEGTVRNFTPLPDFGGHHPDPNLVHAKDLYDEMMGGEDAPDFGAASDGDGDRNLIIGRGIFVTPSDSLAVLAANAQLAPGYSDGIAGIARSMPTSMAADKVAEKRGIGMYETPTGWKFFGNLLDAGKVTICGEESAGTGSDHVREKDGLWAVLLWLNILAVRGESVEDIVNQHWATYGRNYYSRHDYEDVDSDAANGLMAALREKLSALPGTKIGDLIVATADDFAYHDPIDQSVSKNQGIRVLFEGGSRVVFRLSGTGTSGATLRVYIERYEPDANRHNLETQAALADLIAAAETLADIRVRTGRDTPTVIT, from the coding sequence ATGATTAAAACCGTTGCGACAAAACCTTACGGCGACCAGAAGCCCGGCACCTCCGGCCTGCGCAAGAAGGTTCCTGTTTTCCAGCAGGAGAATTACGCGCAGAACTTCATCCAGTCGATCTTCGACTCGCTCGAGGATTTCGAGGGCAAGACGCTGGTGATCGGCGGCGACGGGCGCTACTTCAATCGCGAGGTCATCCAGATCGCAATCAAGATGGCGGCGGCCAACGGTTTCGGCAAGGTCATGGTCGGCAGGGGCGGCATCCTTTCGACGCCCGCCGCCTCGAACCTCATCCGCAAATACAAGGCGTTTGGCGGCATCATCCTTTCGGCCAGCCACAATCCCGGTGGCCCGACCGAAGACTTTGGCATCAAGTACAATACCGGCAACGGCGGGCCGGCGCCGGAGAAGATCACCGACGCGATCTATGAGCGCTCCAAGGTCATCGACAGCTACAAGATCTTCGACGCTCCCGATCTCGACCTCGACGGCATCGCCACGCTGACTCTCGGCGACATGACCATCGAAATCATCGATCCGGTGGCCGACTATGCCGAACTGATGGAAGAACTCTTCGACTTCCCCGCGATCCGCAATCTCTTCAGCCTCGGCTTCCAGATGGTCTTCGACGCGATGAGCGCGGTGACCGGCCCCTACGCAAAAGAGATCATCGAGCGGCGTCTCGGCGCGCCGGAAGGCACGGTTCGCAACTTCACGCCGCTGCCGGACTTCGGCGGCCACCATCCCGACCCGAATCTCGTCCACGCGAAGGATCTCTACGACGAGATGATGGGCGGTGAAGACGCCCCCGACTTCGGCGCGGCCTCCGACGGTGACGGCGACCGCAACCTGATCATCGGCCGCGGCATCTTCGTCACCCCCTCCGACAGCCTCGCGGTGCTTGCCGCCAACGCCCAGCTCGCCCCCGGCTATTCCGACGGCATCGCCGGGATCGCCCGTTCGATGCCGACCAGCATGGCCGCCGACAAGGTCGCCGAGAAGCGCGGCATCGGGATGTACGAGACGCCGACCGGATGGAAGTTCTTCGGAAACCTGCTCGACGCCGGCAAGGTGACGATCTGCGGCGAGGAGAGCGCGGGTACCGGCTCCGATCACGTGCGGGAGAAGGACGGCCTCTGGGCCGTGCTGCTTTGGCTCAACATCCTCGCGGTCCGTGGCGAGAGCGTCGAGGACATCGTCAACCAGCATTGGGCGACCTACGGCCGCAACTATTATTCCCGTCACGACTACGAAGACGTGGATTCCGATGCCGCGAACGGTCTGATGGCGGCGCTGCGCGAGAAACTGTCCGCGCTTCCCGGAACGAAGATCGGCGACCTCATCGTGGCGACGGCCGACGATTTCGCTTACCACGACCCGATCGATCAGTCGGTCTCCAAGAACCAGGGCATCCGCGTGCTGTTCGAAGGCGGCTCGCGTGTCGTCTTCCGCCTCTCGGGCACCGGTACCTCGGGGGCCACGCTGCGCGTCTACATTGAGCGTTACGAGCCGGACGCCAACCGCCACAATCTCGAAACCCAGGCAGCGCTGGCCGATCTCATCGCTGCCGCGGAGACCCTTGCCGACATCCGGGTACGCACCGGGCGCGACACACCGACCGTGATCACCTGA
- the glgC gene encoding glucose-1-phosphate adenylyltransferase, with translation MQERRTQPLARDAMAYVLAGGRGSRLKELTDRRAKPAVYFGGKTRIIDFALSNALNSGIRRIGVATQYKAHSLIRHLQRGWNFFRPERNESFDILPASQRVSETQWYEGTADAVYQNIDIIEPYGPEYMVILAGDHIYKMDYELMLQQHVDSGADVTIGCLEVPRAEASAFGVMHVNEKDEIIAFIEKPADPPGIPGKEDFSLASMGIYVFHTRFLMECLRRDAEDPKSSRDFGKDIIPYIVENGKAVAHRFARSCVRSEGEHTPYWRDVGTIDAYWQANIDLTDVVPELDIYDKSWPIWSYAEVTPPAKFVHDDEGRRGSAISSLVSGDCIISGSSLHKSLLFTGVRANSYSRLEGAIVLPRVVIGRHARLTNVIIDHGVVIPEGLVVGEDPELDARRFRRSENGVCLITQTMLDKLEAGS, from the coding sequence ATGCAGGAAAGAAGAACACAGCCTCTGGCGCGCGACGCCATGGCCTATGTACTTGCGGGCGGACGGGGGAGCCGCCTCAAGGAACTAACCGACCGGCGCGCCAAGCCGGCCGTCTATTTCGGGGGAAAGACCCGCATCATCGACTTTGCGCTCTCCAATGCGCTGAATTCCGGTATCCGCCGCATCGGGGTCGCCACCCAGTACAAGGCGCATTCGCTGATCCGGCATCTGCAGCGGGGCTGGAACTTCTTCCGCCCGGAACGAAACGAGAGCTTCGACATCCTGCCGGCGAGCCAGCGCGTCTCCGAGACGCAGTGGTATGAAGGAACCGCCGACGCGGTCTACCAGAACATCGACATCATCGAGCCCTACGGCCCGGAATACATGGTGATCCTTGCCGGCGACCACATCTACAAGATGGACTACGAATTGATGCTGCAGCAGCACGTCGATTCCGGCGCCGATGTCACGATCGGCTGCCTCGAAGTGCCACGCGCGGAGGCGAGCGCCTTCGGCGTCATGCACGTCAACGAGAAGGACGAGATCATCGCCTTCATCGAGAAGCCCGCCGACCCGCCGGGCATTCCCGGCAAGGAGGATTTTTCGCTCGCCTCGATGGGCATCTACGTCTTCCACACGCGTTTCCTGATGGAGTGCCTGCGGCGCGACGCCGAGGATCCGAAATCGAGCCGCGACTTCGGCAAGGACATCATCCCCTACATCGTCGAGAACGGTAAGGCGGTCGCCCACCGCTTCGCGCGCTCCTGCGTGCGCTCGGAAGGCGAGCATACGCCCTACTGGCGCGACGTCGGGACGATCGACGCCTACTGGCAGGCGAATATCGACCTGACCGACGTGGTTCCGGAACTCGACATCTACGACAAGTCCTGGCCGATCTGGAGTTATGCGGAGGTCACGCCGCCCGCCAAGTTCGTGCACGACGACGAGGGACGCCGCGGCTCCGCCATCTCGTCGCTGGTTTCGGGCGACTGCATCATCTCCGGCTCCTCGCTCCACAAGAGCCTTCTCTTCACCGGCGTGCGCGCCAATTCCTATTCGCGACTCGAGGGTGCGATCGTGCTGCCGCGGGTGGTGATCGGCCGCCACGCGCGGCTGACCAACGTCATCATCGACCACGGGGTGGTGATCCCCGAGGGTCTCGTGGTCGGCGAGGACCCGGAACTCGACGCACGGCGCTTCCGTCGGTCGGAAAACGGCGTCTGCCTGATCACCCAGACCATGCTGGACAAACTCGAAGCGGGAAGCTGA
- a CDS encoding vWA domain-containing protein, giving the protein MIGLEENKRTLLRFLRNRSGNFGVMTALLLPVSLAAAGVAMDLTKIVQVKGALQDAADSAALAAATGMSGKGLTNDEAIALAKKFMAAQTANSVAPSAAELGLTEEEMQAKLEEAAVGTVERTPNGSGEIYDVTVNSYYDVPMTPFTGLLGYETVRVSVTSSAQSATAETKNPLSMYMVLDRSGSMGEDTNETYTGTCYTRYGWAYSCTKYYTKIEALKFAVRDLATQLDTADPDAKYVRTAAVSYNSSMQTPTSFAWGTTNVVKYVNALTATGGTDSSAAMATAYKALSGSTENAAHEKMNGETSPSKFIVFMTDGDNNYSSADTATKKTCDSAKTAGIEIYTIAFMAPDRGRALLQYCATDTSHYFDAQNASDLVAAFKEIGEKATETMTRLTN; this is encoded by the coding sequence ATGATCGGCCTCGAAGAGAATAAGCGTACTCTCCTGCGTTTCCTCAGGAACCGCAGTGGCAATTTCGGCGTGATGACCGCGCTGCTTCTGCCGGTTTCCCTTGCCGCGGCAGGCGTGGCGATGGACCTGACCAAGATCGTCCAGGTCAAGGGCGCCCTGCAGGATGCGGCAGATTCCGCAGCCCTCGCCGCGGCGACCGGAATGTCGGGCAAGGGCCTCACGAACGACGAGGCGATTGCGCTCGCCAAGAAATTCATGGCCGCTCAGACGGCCAACAGCGTCGCACCGAGTGCGGCCGAACTCGGCCTGACGGAAGAAGAGATGCAGGCCAAGCTCGAGGAAGCCGCCGTCGGAACGGTCGAGCGCACACCGAACGGCTCCGGCGAAATCTACGACGTGACTGTGAACAGTTACTACGACGTGCCGATGACCCCGTTCACCGGTCTTCTCGGCTACGAGACGGTTCGCGTGAGTGTCACGAGTTCTGCCCAGAGCGCCACGGCCGAGACGAAGAACCCACTGTCGATGTACATGGTCCTCGACCGTTCGGGCTCGATGGGCGAGGACACGAACGAGACCTATACGGGCACGTGCTACACGCGCTACGGCTGGGCCTATTCGTGCACGAAATACTACACCAAGATCGAGGCCTTGAAATTCGCGGTCAGGGACCTGGCGACCCAGCTCGACACGGCCGATCCAGACGCCAAGTATGTCCGCACGGCCGCCGTATCCTACAACAGTTCGATGCAGACGCCGACCTCATTCGCCTGGGGCACAACCAACGTGGTCAAATACGTCAACGCGCTGACGGCCACCGGCGGCACCGACTCATCCGCCGCCATGGCGACGGCCTACAAGGCGCTCTCCGGCAGCACCGAGAATGCTGCGCATGAGAAGATGAACGGCGAGACCAGCCCGAGCAAGTTCATCGTCTTCATGACCGACGGCGACAACAACTACTCGAGCGCAGACACCGCGACGAAGAAGACTTGCGACTCGGCGAAAACCGCGGGCATCGAAATCTACACCATCGCCTTCATGGCGCCGGATCGAGGACGGGCTCTCCTGCAGTATTGCGCCACCGACACCTCGCACTATTTCGACGCCCAGAATGCATCGGACCTCGTCGCCGCCTTCAAGGAGATCGGCGAGAAGGCAACCGAGACAATGACCCGGCTCACCAACTAG